The following are from one region of the Streptosporangiales bacterium genome:
- a CDS encoding molybdopterin-dependent oxidoreductase produces the protein MAEATVPEWVASRVEDGPLVCGRGGFLDDLDPLPGSLVAAVVRSPHPHARIVRVDLERARRHPGVAAVVGPDEVRAALRPFPLSVPTPMPYYPTGVDKVRYVGEPVAVVVAGDRYAAEDAAELVEVEYEQLPPVVDTRAALAGDAPRLHDDAGSNVATDRTFSFGGVDAAFDAAAYRVSGEYDFPRYSSVPMECYSVVAQWRDEADGPSVEAWANFHGPFTMVPVMAGALGVPVSRMRLHVPADIGGSFGIKAGIYPYVVLMALASKHAGTPVRWTEDRVEHLLASSAGADRVMWFDAAVDADGIVTALRVDLVDNVGAYLRPPEPSTLYRCFGNITGAYRIPAVEIRARAVVTDKAPTGLNRGFGGQQLYFGLERLMDAVAERTGVDVVEIRRRNLITSFPYVTPTGGAYDSGDYDKALQLAVDNADLAGLRERQREARARGEMFGIGIATIVDPSGTNIGYVGLATPAADRRPGRDKSGSTEHVRVSVDLQGVVTVQLGSVPQGQGHATTARQVAAQQLGVPESNVRVVVAMDTATTSWTVTSGSYSSRFAPLVTSAVVKATDRIGATIRAAAGVMLGADADALELADGTVRHRDDHERAVAFRHAAGLVHWDPGSLPPDVPARLNEEAAFSPPQASAATPDDRINSSLCYGFVAEIVAVRIDPETYEITVDRLSTVHDAGTVLNQRLLDGQVHGALVHGLGGALYEELTYADSGQPTSATFLDYLCPTSAETSFDLVADHVVSPSPLTPLGAKGCGEGSSMSFPVALANAVADAVAPAGVEITSLPLHGNVLHELLERASEPTERGTH, from the coding sequence GTGGCTGAGGCCACCGTGCCCGAATGGGTCGCGAGCCGCGTGGAGGACGGCCCGCTCGTCTGCGGACGCGGCGGCTTCCTGGACGACCTCGACCCATTACCCGGAAGCCTTGTCGCCGCGGTCGTGCGCAGCCCGCACCCACACGCGCGGATCGTGCGCGTCGATCTGGAGCGCGCGCGACGCCATCCCGGCGTCGCGGCGGTGGTCGGGCCCGACGAGGTACGCGCTGCGCTGCGCCCGTTCCCGCTGTCGGTGCCGACGCCGATGCCCTACTACCCGACCGGCGTCGACAAGGTGCGGTACGTCGGCGAGCCGGTCGCCGTGGTCGTCGCGGGTGACCGCTACGCCGCCGAGGACGCGGCCGAGCTCGTCGAGGTCGAGTACGAACAGCTGCCGCCCGTGGTCGACACGCGCGCGGCGCTGGCCGGCGACGCGCCGCGGCTGCACGACGACGCCGGGTCCAACGTCGCCACCGACCGCACGTTCAGCTTCGGCGGCGTCGACGCCGCGTTCGACGCCGCGGCGTACCGGGTGTCGGGCGAGTACGACTTCCCGCGCTACTCGTCCGTGCCGATGGAGTGCTACAGCGTGGTGGCGCAGTGGCGCGACGAGGCCGACGGCCCATCGGTCGAGGCGTGGGCGAACTTCCACGGCCCGTTCACGATGGTGCCGGTGATGGCCGGCGCGCTCGGCGTGCCCGTCTCGCGGATGCGCCTGCACGTGCCCGCCGACATCGGCGGCAGCTTCGGCATCAAGGCGGGCATCTACCCGTACGTCGTGCTGATGGCGCTCGCCAGCAAGCACGCGGGCACGCCCGTGCGGTGGACCGAGGACCGCGTCGAGCACCTGCTGGCGAGCTCCGCCGGTGCCGACCGGGTGATGTGGTTCGACGCCGCCGTCGACGCCGACGGGATCGTCACCGCGTTGCGCGTCGACCTCGTCGACAACGTGGGCGCGTACCTCAGGCCGCCCGAGCCGAGCACGCTGTACCGCTGCTTCGGCAACATCACCGGCGCGTACCGGATCCCGGCGGTCGAGATCCGCGCGCGGGCGGTCGTGACCGACAAGGCGCCGACCGGTCTCAACCGCGGCTTCGGCGGTCAGCAGCTCTACTTCGGCCTCGAGCGGCTGATGGACGCCGTCGCCGAGCGCACCGGCGTCGACGTCGTGGAGATCAGGCGGCGCAACCTCATCACGTCGTTCCCCTACGTGACGCCGACCGGCGGCGCGTACGACTCCGGCGACTACGACAAGGCGTTGCAACTGGCGGTCGACAACGCCGACCTCGCGGGGCTGCGCGAGCGGCAGCGCGAGGCACGCGCGCGCGGTGAGATGTTCGGCATCGGCATCGCGACGATCGTCGACCCCTCGGGCACCAACATCGGGTACGTCGGCCTCGCCACGCCCGCCGCCGACCGCAGGCCGGGCCGGGACAAGTCCGGCTCGACCGAGCACGTCCGCGTCTCCGTCGACCTCCAGGGCGTCGTGACCGTCCAGCTCGGCAGCGTGCCGCAGGGCCAGGGCCACGCGACGACCGCCAGGCAGGTCGCGGCGCAGCAGCTCGGAGTCCCCGAGTCGAACGTCCGCGTCGTCGTCGCCATGGACACCGCCACCACGTCGTGGACGGTGACCTCCGGCAGCTACTCGTCGCGGTTCGCACCACTGGTGACGAGCGCGGTGGTGAAGGCGACCGACAGGATCGGCGCGACGATCCGCGCGGCGGCGGGCGTCATGCTCGGCGCGGACGCCGACGCCCTCGAGCTCGCCGACGGCACGGTGCGGCACCGCGACGACCACGAGCGTGCGGTCGCGTTCCGGCACGCGGCCGGGCTCGTGCACTGGGACCCCGGGTCGCTGCCGCCGGACGTGCCCGCGCGGCTGAACGAGGAGGCGGCGTTCAGCCCGCCGCAGGCCTCGGCCGCGACGCCGGACGACCGCATCAACTCCAGCCTCTGCTACGGCTTCGTCGCCGAGATCGTGGCCGTGCGCATCGATCCCGAGACATACGAGATCACCGTCGACCGCCTGTCGACTGTGCACGACGCCGGCACCGTGCTGAACCAGCGCCTGCTCGACGGCCAGGTGCACGGCGCGCTCGTACACGGGCTCGGCGGCGCACTCTACGAGGAGCTCACGTACGCCGACAGCGGGCAGCCGACATCGGCCACCTTCCTCGACTACCTGTGCCCGACGTCGGCGGAGACGTCGTTCGACCTCGTCGCTGACCACGTCGTCTCCCCGTCGCCGCTGACACCACTCGGCGCGAAGGGATGCGGCGAGGGGAGCAGCATGAGCTTCCCCGTCGCGCTGGCCAACGCGGTGGCCGACGCGGTCGCGCCCGCCGGTGTCGAGATCACGTCGCTGCCGTTGCACGGCAACGTGCTGCACGAGCTGTTGGAACGAGCATCGGAACCCACGGAAAGAGGTACGCACTGA
- a CDS encoding molybdopterin dehydrogenase, whose translation MKAAPFAYVRPATLDDVVAELADAGDEGKVLAGGQSLVPVLAMRLGRPGVLVDINEVDGLDAMDEVDGVLRVGATVRQRRVERDPRSRTVPLLTKALPFVGHRELRSRGTVCGSLAHADPAAELPAVACCLGARLELAGPRGSRTVGAADFFAGAMTTVVADDEVLVAAEFPTARRGEGFGFAEIARRHGDFALAGVATRVRTDGDDVVEAVVTAFGVSDRPVTRDVRDILDDPAAFRELARNVVDTAGDGHGSTGYRRRLFAVLAARETAAAYAAAKEVA comes from the coding sequence GTGAAGGCAGCACCGTTCGCCTACGTCCGGCCGGCCACGCTCGACGACGTGGTCGCCGAGCTCGCCGACGCCGGCGACGAGGGCAAGGTGCTCGCCGGCGGCCAGTCGCTGGTGCCGGTCCTGGCGATGCGGCTGGGACGTCCTGGGGTGCTCGTCGACATCAACGAGGTGGACGGCCTCGACGCCATGGACGAGGTCGACGGTGTGCTCCGCGTCGGCGCGACCGTGCGCCAGCGCAGGGTCGAGCGCGACCCGCGGTCCCGTACCGTCCCGCTGCTCACGAAGGCGCTGCCGTTCGTCGGGCACCGCGAGCTGCGCAGTCGCGGCACCGTCTGCGGCAGCCTCGCCCACGCCGACCCGGCGGCCGAGCTGCCCGCGGTCGCGTGCTGCCTCGGCGCGCGGCTCGAGCTGGCCGGTCCGCGCGGCAGCCGTACGGTCGGCGCCGCCGACTTCTTCGCCGGCGCGATGACGACAGTGGTCGCCGACGACGAGGTGCTGGTCGCGGCGGAGTTCCCGACCGCGCGTAGGGGCGAGGGTTTCGGCTTCGCGGAGATCGCCAGGCGGCACGGCGACTTCGCGCTCGCCGGTGTCGCTACGCGGGTCCGTACCGACGGCGACGACGTGGTCGAGGCGGTCGTCACCGCGTTCGGCGTCTCCGACCGGCCGGTCACCCGCGACGTGCGCGACATCCTCGACGACCCCGCGGCGTTCCGGGAGCTCGCGCGCAACGTCGTCGACACCGCGGGCGACGGCCACGGGTCGACCGGGTACCGGCGGCGGCTGTTCGCCGTGCTCGCGGCCCGCGAGACCGCCGCGGCGTACGCGGCGGCGAAGGAGGTGGCATGA
- a CDS encoding AMP-binding protein: MDLATALSWTAERYPARRAVGGPAPMTFAAWDAHVNRLARALASLGVRRGDRVALSLVGGEPLASLHLAAQKLGAVSVPLSTRFGAAELGYCLSDAEPVLYVTDDDSAERADQAMREATGVVRRDVDEIARLAADQVDHDLPQRPSESDVSVMLYTSGTTGRPKGVPRSHRAEHAAASAHLIQTQHRPGEVTLGVMPLFHTMGLRTLLASILAAGTWVPQARFDADESVELIRREGIGALYLVPTIFWSLAGTGRLGSLPSLSRLAYAGAAMAPALAAELADAVRPDAFVNHFGSTEIYTFTIGPDSAAKPGCAGRAGIYSRVRLVSPEPGASPHDLVAGGEQGQVCASMESPEAFAGYWRRPDADAKAIRDGWYFTGDLGTYDEDGDLWVSGRVDDMINSGGENLYPDEIEAALLTCPAIADVCVVGLPDERWGSAVTAFVVPADGLTPAEAVERALTYARGGSGLPSLKRPKRVVAISAVPRSAVGKTLRRTLVAGEYEALAETSAESPRG, from the coding sequence TGGCGTCGCTCGGCGTCCGCCGTGGCGACCGGGTGGCGCTCTCGCTCGTGGGCGGCGAGCCGCTCGCGAGCCTGCACCTCGCGGCGCAGAAGCTCGGCGCGGTCTCCGTCCCGCTGTCGACGCGGTTCGGTGCGGCCGAGCTCGGGTACTGCCTGTCCGACGCGGAGCCCGTCCTGTATGTCACCGACGACGACAGCGCCGAGCGCGCCGACCAGGCGATGCGCGAGGCCACCGGCGTGGTCAGGCGCGACGTGGACGAGATCGCGCGGCTCGCCGCAGACCAGGTCGACCACGACCTGCCCCAGCGTCCGTCGGAGTCCGACGTCAGCGTCATGCTCTACACCTCGGGCACGACCGGGCGACCGAAGGGCGTGCCGCGCTCGCACCGTGCCGAGCACGCGGCCGCGAGCGCCCACCTGATCCAGACCCAGCACCGCCCGGGCGAGGTCACACTCGGCGTCATGCCGCTCTTCCACACCATGGGCCTGCGCACGCTGCTCGCCAGCATCCTCGCGGCCGGCACCTGGGTGCCGCAGGCGCGGTTCGACGCCGACGAGTCGGTCGAGCTGATCCGCCGGGAGGGCATCGGCGCGCTCTACCTCGTGCCGACGATCTTCTGGTCGCTCGCGGGCACCGGACGGCTCGGCTCGCTGCCGTCGCTGAGCCGGCTCGCGTACGCGGGCGCGGCCATGGCACCGGCGCTCGCTGCCGAGCTCGCCGACGCCGTACGTCCCGACGCGTTCGTCAACCACTTCGGCAGCACCGAGATCTACACCTTCACCATCGGCCCCGACTCCGCGGCGAAGCCGGGCTGCGCTGGCCGCGCTGGCATCTACTCCCGGGTCCGCCTCGTCTCGCCCGAGCCCGGCGCGTCGCCGCACGACCTCGTCGCGGGCGGTGAGCAGGGGCAGGTGTGCGCGTCGATGGAGAGTCCCGAGGCGTTCGCCGGCTACTGGCGCAGGCCCGATGCCGACGCCAAGGCGATCCGCGACGGCTGGTACTTCACCGGCGACCTCGGCACGTACGACGAGGACGGCGACCTGTGGGTCAGCGGCCGCGTCGACGACATGATCAACTCCGGCGGCGAGAACCTCTACCCCGACGAGATCGAGGCGGCGCTGCTCACGTGTCCCGCGATCGCCGACGTCTGCGTCGTCGGCCTGCCCGACGAGCGGTGGGGGAGCGCGGTCACCGCGTTCGTCGTCCCCGCCGACGGGCTCACCCCGGCCGAGGCCGTCGAGCGCGCACTGACGTACGCCCGCGGCGGGTCGGGTCTGCCGTCGCTGAAGCGGCCGAAGCGCGTCGTCGCGATCTCGGCAGTGCCGCGGTCCGCGGTGGGCAAGACGTTGCGTCGCACGCTCGTGGCCGGCGAGTACGAGGCGCTCGCCGAGACGTCCGCGGAGAGCCCTCGTGGCTGA
- a CDS encoding 2Fe-2S iron-sulfur cluster binding domain-containing protein — protein MTAVRMARDETIPVSFTVNGSDVTVAVPARVTLADALRDHVGLTGTHLGCEHGVCGMCTVLVDGEAARSCLLFAVQCEGAEIVTIEGMGSPDDQHPLQRSFAHHHALQCGFCTPGFVVSSYDLLANGEAGTAIDAEDLPVELSGVLCRCTGYRNIVAAVADVAQAYPDGVPGPRACGQRTLVGRRGAVAGAPGNSGAEEASAPDAASAGLAMPAGEPTTTVDVTSDLGSPVESVWQVLDDIERLAGCLPGAELTEVLGDDRYRGRAKVSLGPVRLAFHGVAQVVERDAGARRLRVLARGEDTGGSATQAVITLAAEPAGTGTRLRAEADVYLSGRVAQFGRSLAGDVSRRLFEDFCAAVDSSAATGEAPPPRRAGALRLAVSAALAGLRRRLRAALTAARSPR, from the coding sequence ATGACGGCCGTGCGGATGGCGCGTGACGAGACGATCCCCGTCTCGTTCACCGTCAACGGGAGCGACGTCACCGTCGCGGTGCCGGCTCGCGTCACGCTCGCCGACGCGCTGCGCGACCACGTCGGCCTCACCGGCACGCACCTGGGCTGCGAGCACGGTGTCTGTGGGATGTGCACGGTGCTCGTCGACGGCGAAGCGGCGCGGTCGTGCCTGCTGTTCGCCGTGCAGTGCGAGGGCGCGGAGATCGTCACGATCGAGGGCATGGGCTCGCCGGACGACCAGCATCCGCTGCAGCGGTCGTTCGCCCACCACCACGCGCTGCAGTGCGGGTTCTGCACGCCGGGCTTCGTGGTCAGCTCGTACGACCTGCTCGCGAACGGCGAGGCGGGCACCGCGATCGACGCCGAAGACCTCCCCGTCGAGCTGTCGGGGGTGCTGTGCCGCTGCACCGGCTACCGCAACATCGTCGCCGCGGTCGCCGACGTCGCGCAGGCGTACCCGGACGGTGTGCCGGGTCCGCGCGCGTGCGGTCAGCGGACGCTCGTCGGCCGGCGCGGAGCCGTCGCGGGTGCACCGGGGAACAGCGGTGCCGAGGAGGCGTCCGCGCCCGATGCTGCGTCCGCCGGACTCGCCATGCCCGCCGGCGAGCCGACCACCACCGTCGACGTCACCAGCGACCTCGGCTCCCCGGTCGAGTCGGTGTGGCAGGTGCTCGACGACATCGAGCGGCTGGCCGGGTGCCTGCCAGGTGCGGAGCTGACCGAGGTGCTCGGCGACGACAGGTACCGCGGCCGGGCCAAGGTGTCGCTCGGCCCGGTGCGGCTGGCGTTCCACGGTGTCGCCCAGGTCGTCGAGCGCGACGCCGGCGCACGCCGGCTGCGCGTGCTCGCCCGCGGCGAGGACACCGGCGGCAGTGCCACCCAGGCGGTCATCACCCTCGCCGCCGAGCCGGCGGGCACGGGCACCCGGCTACGCGCCGAGGCCGACGTCTATCTGTCAGGTCGCGTCGCGCAGTTCGGCCGGTCACTCGCCGGCGACGTCAGCCGGCGACTGTTCGAGGACTTCTGCGCGGCCGTTGACTCCTCCGCCGCCACCGGTGAGGCGCCGCCGCCGCGCCGCGCCGGCGCTCTGCGCCTTGCGGTGAGCGCCGCCCTCGCCGGCCTCCGCCGCCGCCTCCGCGCCGCCCTCACGGCTGCCCGCTCGCCCCGTTGA
- a CDS encoding enoyl-CoA hydratase/isomerase family protein, whose product MALTGGEVTVERGHDGRVAYLTLSNGPMTIITWEMREKVGRHFAELDRDDGVKVVVIRSAGEHFSSGGDIAGFMEVDPVDFTDLGHNVTAPSRSPKPVVVAVDGYCFGVGTELALSCDIRLATTRSQFALPEMRLGMIPGSGGTQRLARLIGLSRAKYHVLTASRIKAEQAADWGIVARLCDDREALDAATEDLVTTLLGFSPLALRAAKEVLDRGVDGPLYTGIELERKAYAMLRSTDDFAEGVAAFTEKRKPTFRGR is encoded by the coding sequence ATGGCACTGACCGGTGGCGAAGTCACCGTCGAGCGCGGCCATGACGGCCGGGTCGCGTACCTCACGCTGTCGAACGGGCCGATGACCATCATCACCTGGGAGATGCGTGAGAAGGTCGGCAGGCACTTCGCCGAGCTCGACCGCGACGACGGGGTCAAGGTGGTCGTCATCCGTTCGGCGGGCGAGCACTTCTCGTCCGGTGGCGACATCGCCGGCTTCATGGAGGTCGACCCGGTCGACTTCACCGACCTCGGTCACAACGTCACGGCGCCGTCGCGCAGCCCGAAGCCCGTCGTCGTGGCCGTCGACGGTTACTGCTTCGGCGTCGGTACGGAGCTCGCGCTGTCGTGCGACATCAGGCTCGCGACGACCAGGAGCCAGTTCGCGCTCCCGGAGATGCGACTCGGCATGATCCCCGGTAGCGGTGGTACGCAACGGCTCGCGCGACTGATCGGGCTCAGCCGCGCGAAGTACCACGTCCTCACGGCGTCGCGCATCAAGGCGGAGCAGGCCGCCGACTGGGGCATCGTCGCGCGGTTGTGCGACGACCGGGAGGCGCTCGACGCCGCGACCGAGGATCTCGTGACGACGCTGTTGGGGTTCTCCCCGCTCGCGCTGCGCGCGGCGAAGGAGGTGCTCGACAGGGGTGTCGACGGGCCGCTCTACACGGGCATCGAGCTGGAGCGCAAGGCGTACGCAATGCTGCGTTCCACCGACGACTTCGCCGAGGGCGTCGCCGCGTTCACCGAGAAGCGCAAGCCGACGTTCCGGGGGCGGTGA